A single region of the Caballeronia insecticola genome encodes:
- a CDS encoding LysR family transcriptional regulator, which translates to MTERADAPINEIAVFVAVAQTGSFTRAAEEMGNSKSNVGKAVQRLEARLGTRLFQRTTRAVRLTEDGETYLQAARDALDGLREAEQQLAARRSEPVGRVKLDVPAGFGRLLLPSFIDFRAKHPKVTLEVALTDRMSDPIGEGWDVVVRIGALPEDSELTVRKLCDLRLGLYASPEYLERKGVPADIDHLSAHDAVIFRGPTGRLRPWTLRHGATTKDFAPQPVLVLTDGQALVEAAAAGFGIAQIFDRVALPHVRAGRLVHVLPDAEVDGPPVHAIISLGQKMAAKTRAVVNHLAETLQRTDA; encoded by the coding sequence ATGACCGAGCGCGCCGATGCACCGATCAACGAGATTGCCGTCTTCGTGGCCGTCGCGCAGACCGGCAGCTTCACGCGCGCGGCGGAGGAGATGGGCAACAGCAAGTCGAACGTGGGCAAGGCCGTGCAGCGGCTGGAGGCGCGACTCGGCACACGCCTGTTTCAGCGCACGACGCGCGCCGTGCGCCTCACTGAAGACGGCGAGACCTATCTGCAAGCGGCGCGCGATGCGCTAGACGGATTGCGCGAAGCCGAGCAGCAACTGGCTGCGCGCCGCTCGGAGCCGGTCGGACGCGTGAAGCTCGATGTGCCCGCGGGCTTTGGCCGCTTGCTGCTGCCGAGCTTCATCGACTTTCGCGCGAAGCATCCGAAGGTGACGCTGGAAGTGGCATTGACCGACCGTATGTCGGATCCCATCGGAGAGGGCTGGGACGTAGTCGTGCGCATCGGCGCGCTGCCCGAGGACAGCGAGCTGACCGTGCGCAAGCTATGCGATCTTCGGCTCGGCCTCTATGCATCGCCGGAATATCTCGAACGAAAGGGCGTGCCTGCCGACATCGATCATCTGAGCGCCCACGACGCCGTTATCTTTCGCGGCCCGACAGGCCGTCTGCGTCCCTGGACCTTGCGTCACGGTGCAACGACAAAAGACTTCGCGCCGCAGCCGGTGCTGGTGCTCACGGATGGTCAGGCGCTCGTCGAGGCAGCGGCGGCGGGCTTCGGCATCGCGCAGATCTTCGATCGGGTTGCGCTGCCGCATGTGCGTGCGGGCAGGCTCGTGCATGTACTGCCCGATGCCGAGGTCGATGGGCCGCCCGTGCACGCGATCATTTCGCTCGGCCAGAAGATGGCGGCGAAGACACGCGCGGTCGTCAATCATCTGGCGGAAACCTTGCAGCGCACGGACGCATAA
- a CDS encoding glutathione S-transferase family protein — protein sequence MKLYIAQATCSLAVQAVFNELELAPQLVHFDVFGKTTSDQSDFADVNDLLYVPALELDGETEPLTETITIASYIADLYPESGLIPKHGTLERVRMDQLLTFVATEIAQKHIPLMRKLMKPEGIAFQSNKLLSTYGKLDARLADGRSYLTGEQFTVADAYVWATMWHERSGVNLDHLKNLEAYIERIEARASVKKALRDEADLVAAHKERLAA from the coding sequence ATGAAACTCTATATCGCTCAAGCCACCTGTTCCCTCGCGGTACAAGCCGTTTTCAACGAGCTTGAACTGGCGCCGCAACTCGTGCATTTCGATGTCTTCGGCAAGACCACGTCCGATCAGTCCGACTTCGCCGATGTGAACGACCTGCTCTACGTTCCCGCGCTCGAACTGGACGGCGAAACGGAACCGCTGACCGAGACCATCACGATTGCGTCGTATATTGCGGACCTCTATCCCGAGTCCGGGCTGATTCCGAAGCACGGCACGCTCGAACGTGTGCGCATGGATCAGTTGCTGACGTTCGTCGCGACCGAAATCGCGCAGAAGCACATTCCGCTGATGCGCAAGCTGATGAAGCCCGAGGGCATTGCGTTCCAAAGCAACAAGCTGCTGAGCACGTATGGCAAGCTCGATGCGCGTCTCGCCGACGGACGCAGTTATCTCACGGGCGAGCAATTCACGGTCGCCGACGCTTACGTATGGGCCACGATGTGGCACGAGCGCTCGGGCGTCAATCTCGATCACCTGAAGAATCTCGAGGCGTATATCGAACGCATCGAGGCGCGCGCGTCGGTGAAAAAGGCCTTGCGCGACGAAGCGGACCTCGTCGCGGCGCATAAAGAAAGGCTGGCGGCGTAG
- a CDS encoding amidohydrolase family protein — MNSDTETLRLRFLETGADNDLPIADAHQHFFDIERNYYPWLADKPVRNFRYGNYDNIRRTFLPDDYFRAAGHHKVVKTVLIEGEWDPSDPLGELRWVESLHREHGFPHAMSGQAWLDREDVDVVLDAYGGHPLVKGIRHKPTAVSRADYTDNFVAPGSMRDPKWRDGYAKLQAHGLLFELQVFWWHLREAVELARDFPATQIVINHTGLPSDRSKEGLSAWRQALECVAREPNVHLKISGICIPGQHWSVESNGPVVRAAIDVFGVQRCSFASNHPVDGVVDRLTDIFDGFKQIVRTRSVEDRLSLFYDNTVRLYGL, encoded by the coding sequence ATGAATTCCGACACTGAAACGCTGCGCCTCCGATTTCTCGAGACCGGCGCCGACAACGACTTGCCGATTGCCGACGCTCATCAGCACTTCTTCGATATAGAACGCAATTACTATCCGTGGCTTGCGGACAAGCCGGTCAGGAATTTTCGTTACGGCAATTACGACAACATCCGGCGCACATTCTTACCCGACGATTATTTCCGCGCGGCGGGTCATCACAAGGTCGTGAAGACGGTGCTGATCGAAGGCGAATGGGACCCGAGCGATCCGCTGGGCGAGTTGCGCTGGGTCGAGTCGCTGCATCGCGAACATGGCTTCCCTCATGCGATGAGCGGGCAGGCGTGGCTTGATCGCGAAGATGTGGACGTCGTGCTCGATGCCTATGGCGGCCATCCTCTCGTCAAAGGTATCCGACACAAGCCGACAGCCGTTTCGCGCGCCGATTACACCGATAACTTCGTCGCGCCCGGATCGATGCGCGACCCGAAATGGCGTGACGGATACGCGAAGCTGCAAGCGCACGGCTTGCTTTTCGAATTGCAGGTTTTTTGGTGGCATTTGCGTGAGGCTGTGGAACTGGCGCGCGATTTCCCGGCTACGCAGATCGTGATCAACCATACCGGTTTGCCGTCGGACCGTTCGAAGGAAGGCTTGAGCGCGTGGCGACAAGCACTCGAATGCGTCGCGCGCGAGCCGAACGTGCATCTGAAGATTTCGGGGATTTGCATTCCGGGTCAGCACTGGAGCGTGGAGTCCAATGGTCCGGTGGTTCGCGCGGCAATCGATGTATTCGGTGTGCAGCGCTGCTCGTTTGCGAGCAACCATCCAGTCGATGGCGTCGTGGACCGCCTGACCGACATCTTCGACGGATTCAAGCAAATCGTACGCACGCGTTCAGTCGAGGATCGGCTCAGTCTGTTCTACGACAACACGGTAAGGCTATACGGCTTGTGA
- a CDS encoding amidohydrolase family protein encodes MKLKDIAPDDIPIIDAHHHLWDLSAGRYPWLQDEYHEAFFLGDYRSICRDFLPDDYLATVRAQPVIGTVHVEAERARDEQIAETRWLHEVHELYGFPGAVVAHAWFDRPDTEEILAGHAAYPLVRGIRSKPVTSSRPGESVRGLRGTMQDPAWLEGFSLLARFGFSWDLRVPPWYLAEAADVARMFPGTPIALNHTGFPWDRSAEGLAQWRRGMEQLARQPNVFVKLSEFGLKDAPWNADDNRQIVLDAVSIFGVERCMFASNFPVAGLRVSYDVLIDSMKKMLEPLGRDALEKVFYRNALQFYRVVI; translated from the coding sequence ATGAAGCTGAAAGACATCGCGCCGGATGATATTCCGATCATCGATGCGCATCATCATTTGTGGGATCTGTCGGCCGGGCGTTATCCGTGGTTGCAGGACGAGTATCACGAGGCGTTTTTTCTCGGCGACTATCGCAGCATCTGCCGCGACTTTCTTCCGGACGATTATCTTGCGACAGTCCGTGCGCAGCCTGTGATCGGCACGGTGCATGTGGAGGCGGAACGTGCGCGCGACGAACAGATCGCCGAAACGCGCTGGCTGCATGAAGTGCACGAGCTATACGGCTTTCCGGGCGCCGTGGTCGCGCATGCGTGGTTCGATCGGCCCGACACCGAAGAGATTCTCGCCGGGCATGCTGCGTATCCGCTGGTGCGCGGCATTCGTTCGAAGCCGGTCACGTCGTCGCGGCCCGGAGAATCGGTTCGAGGCTTGCGCGGAACAATGCAGGATCCGGCGTGGCTCGAAGGCTTTTCACTGCTAGCCAGGTTCGGCTTTTCCTGGGATTTGCGCGTGCCGCCTTGGTATCTCGCCGAAGCGGCGGATGTCGCGCGCATGTTTCCCGGCACGCCAATCGCGCTGAACCATACCGGCTTTCCGTGGGACCGAAGCGCAGAAGGTCTCGCGCAATGGCGGCGCGGCATGGAGCAACTTGCGAGGCAGCCGAACGTCTTCGTGAAGCTGTCGGAGTTCGGACTGAAGGATGCGCCCTGGAATGCCGACGACAACCGGCAGATCGTGCTCGATGCCGTATCGATCTTCGGTGTCGAACGCTGCATGTTCGCGAGCAATTTTCCGGTTGCCGGTTTGAGAGTGAGTTATGACGTGCTCATCGACAGTATGAAAAAGATGCTCGAACCGCTCGGTCGTGACGCGCTCGAGAAAGTGTTCTATCGCAACGCATTGCAGTTCTATCGCGTGGTTATTTAG
- a CDS encoding thioesterase family protein, whose amino-acid sequence MINDSLRVGAHYSRTIEVDVDRTISFLGDDLRIYATPKLIDDIERTCLDYLLDFVDDEENSVGTAVDIAHTGATLLGMTVRIEVSVASIEGRAVKFDVTVFDDIEQVCTGSHSRFVVNVDKLKARVREKANRVGALSA is encoded by the coding sequence ATGATCAACGATTCATTGCGCGTCGGCGCACACTATTCGCGGACCATTGAAGTCGATGTTGACCGTACGATCTCGTTTCTCGGCGACGATCTGCGCATCTACGCGACGCCTAAATTAATAGACGATATCGAACGGACATGTCTCGACTATCTGCTCGATTTCGTCGATGACGAAGAGAACTCCGTCGGCACAGCCGTCGATATCGCGCATACAGGCGCTACATTGCTCGGGATGACGGTGCGCATTGAAGTGAGCGTGGCGAGCATCGAGGGCCGCGCGGTCAAGTTCGATGTTACCGTGTTCGACGATATCGAGCAGGTCTGCACGGGCAGTCACTCGCGCTTCGTCGTCAACGTGGACAAGCTCAAGGCTCGCGTACGTGAGAAAGCGAACCGCGTTGGCGCGTTATCTGCATGA
- a CDS encoding TRAP transporter large permease, translating to MSTDISMGNIPVAVASKPLGPVARAGHILDVCIRWSTELCAAGLVVAEVVLLFANVFYRYVLHDPLIWGDELATLLFIWLAMLGTVIALRRNEHMRLTTFIAHLRPARRAFIDTFGAVVVIAFIVALLSPAWEYVSEEWAITSAALEISNGYRVAALAVGLSLMLAISIARLMEQARPLHFVISAAVVGGIALALMTFKVAMTALGNWNLVIFFVVAVVFMVVIGVPIMVAFGLSTVAYLSTVTLTPMLIVIGRIDEGMSSLILLAIPLFVFLGALIEAMGMAQAMIRFLASLIGHFKGGLSYVLIGAIYLVSGISGSKAADMAAVAPALFPEMKKRGEDENELVAMLSASGAMSETIPPSLVLITIGSVTGVSISALFTGGFLPAVVGALAMIAVIWFKNRKRELKEVARAQPREVGKAFLVALPALALPFVIRAAVVEGIATATEVASVGVAYTFVVGLLFYRSFKWNRLYPIIVSTASLSGAILIIIGCATAMAWALTQSGFSRQLVLLMAAAPGGALGFLLISAAAFVLLGSFLEGIPAIVLFGPLLFPVARSLGINDVHYAMVAIFAMGLGLFAPPFGVGFYAACAIAKVDPDGAMKRVWPYLGALAVALLVLVAVPWVSTGFLSAN from the coding sequence ATGAGCACTGACATTTCTATGGGAAACATTCCGGTGGCGGTTGCGAGCAAGCCTTTGGGGCCGGTGGCGAGGGCAGGTCATATTCTCGATGTCTGCATCCGATGGTCGACCGAGCTATGCGCCGCCGGACTGGTCGTGGCCGAAGTCGTGCTGTTGTTCGCCAACGTGTTCTATCGATATGTGCTGCACGATCCGCTGATCTGGGGCGACGAACTCGCGACGCTGCTCTTTATCTGGCTCGCGATGCTCGGCACGGTCATCGCATTGCGCCGCAACGAGCATATGCGACTCACGACCTTCATCGCGCATCTGCGGCCCGCGCGGCGCGCGTTCATCGATACGTTCGGCGCGGTGGTCGTCATCGCGTTCATCGTGGCGTTGTTGTCGCCCGCATGGGAATACGTTTCGGAAGAGTGGGCCATCACGAGCGCGGCGCTGGAAATCTCCAATGGATATCGTGTTGCGGCGCTCGCTGTCGGACTGTCGCTGATGCTCGCGATCTCGATTGCGCGGCTCATGGAGCAGGCGCGGCCACTGCATTTCGTGATCTCGGCCGCCGTGGTCGGAGGCATCGCGCTTGCGCTCATGACGTTCAAAGTGGCGATGACCGCGCTCGGCAACTGGAACCTCGTGATCTTCTTCGTGGTCGCCGTGGTCTTCATGGTGGTGATCGGCGTGCCTATCATGGTGGCATTCGGCTTGTCGACGGTCGCGTACCTGAGCACGGTCACGCTCACGCCTATGTTGATCGTCATCGGTCGTATCGACGAAGGCATGTCCAGTCTCATCCTGCTCGCCATTCCGTTGTTCGTGTTCCTCGGCGCGCTCATCGAAGCGATGGGCATGGCTCAGGCGATGATCCGCTTTCTTGCATCGTTGATCGGCCACTTCAAAGGCGGGCTGTCTTATGTGTTGATCGGCGCGATCTATCTGGTGAGCGGCATCTCCGGTTCCAAGGCTGCGGACATGGCAGCGGTTGCGCCCGCACTCTTTCCGGAGATGAAGAAGCGCGGCGAAGACGAGAACGAACTGGTCGCAATGCTGAGCGCATCGGGCGCGATGTCGGAGACGATTCCGCCGAGTCTCGTGTTGATCACCATCGGTTCGGTCACGGGCGTGTCCATTTCCGCGTTGTTCACGGGCGGCTTCCTGCCTGCTGTCGTGGGCGCGCTTGCGATGATCGCGGTGATCTGGTTCAAGAACCGCAAGCGGGAACTGAAAGAAGTCGCACGCGCGCAACCGCGTGAAGTCGGCAAGGCGTTCCTCGTTGCGCTGCCCGCGCTGGCGTTGCCGTTCGTGATTCGCGCGGCGGTTGTCGAAGGCATCGCTACTGCAACGGAAGTGGCTTCGGTAGGCGTCGCGTATACGTTCGTTGTCGGTCTCTTGTTTTATCGCTCGTTCAAGTGGAATCGGCTCTATCCGATCATCGTCAGCACGGCATCGTTGTCGGGCGCGATTCTGATCATCATCGGCTGCGCCACTGCAATGGCTTGGGCGTTGACGCAGTCCGGTTTCTCTCGTCAGCTTGTCTTGTTGATGGCGGCAGCGCCGGGCGGCGCGTTGGGCTTCCTCTTGATATCGGCTGCGGCGTTCGTGTTGCTCGGAAGCTTTCTCGAAGGCATTCCGGCAATCGTGCTGTTCGGGCCGCTGTTGTTTCCGGTTGCGCGTTCGCTCGGCATCAACGACGTGCACTACGCCATGGTCGCGATCTTCGCGATGGGCCTCGGGCTCTTCGCGCCCCCCTTCGGCGTGGGCTTCTATGCGGCTTGTGCCATCGCAAAGGTCGATCCCGATGGCGCGATGAAACGCGTGTGGCCATATCTCGGCGCGCTTGCGGTCGCATTGCTCGTGCTCGTTGCCGTGCCTTGGGTATCTACTGGCTTCCTTTCCGCAAACTAA
- a CDS encoding TRAP transporter substrate-binding protein, which translates to MSGIITRRDFLTTAGIAMAATATGMSLPGRAFAQAAPIVLKYASSLPDSHPLNAHMREASAAIKKETNGRVDLQVFANAQMGGDTDMLSQVRAGGVDFIPLPGAILSTLVPVASIESVPFAFKNYDAVWAAMDGDLGKHVRAEAAKTGLIAMDKVWNNGFRQITSSTRPINTPADLKGFKIRVLVSPLWTSMFKTLGAAPTGISINETYSALQTKVVEGQENPLVVVQSARFYEVQKYCSLTGHIWNGFWLLASGKTWPKLPKDVQDVVARNINEAAMKQREEVIRLNQSLEPTLTAKGVTFNKVDQQAFRSDLQQKGFYAEWKKKYGDAAWALLEKYSGQLS; encoded by the coding sequence ATGAGTGGAATCATCACGCGTCGGGACTTTTTGACGACGGCGGGAATTGCCATGGCCGCCACGGCGACCGGCATGAGCTTGCCGGGTCGTGCATTCGCGCAGGCAGCGCCGATCGTTTTGAAATACGCAAGCAGCTTGCCCGACAGCCATCCCCTCAACGCACATATGCGCGAAGCGTCTGCGGCGATCAAGAAGGAGACGAACGGCCGCGTCGATCTGCAAGTCTTTGCGAATGCACAGATGGGCGGCGACACCGACATGCTGTCGCAGGTCCGGGCGGGCGGCGTCGACTTCATTCCGCTGCCGGGCGCGATCCTCTCGACGCTCGTGCCGGTTGCATCGATCGAGAGCGTGCCTTTCGCCTTCAAGAACTACGACGCGGTCTGGGCCGCGATGGACGGCGATCTCGGCAAGCATGTGCGCGCCGAAGCCGCGAAGACCGGACTGATTGCAATGGACAAGGTCTGGAATAACGGCTTCCGGCAGATCACGAGTTCGACGCGGCCCATCAACACGCCTGCGGATTTGAAAGGCTTCAAGATTCGCGTGCTGGTCAGCCCGCTATGGACGTCGATGTTCAAGACGCTGGGCGCAGCGCCTACCGGCATCAGCATCAACGAAACGTATTCCGCGTTGCAGACCAAGGTGGTCGAGGGACAGGAGAATCCGCTCGTCGTGGTTCAGTCGGCGCGCTTCTATGAAGTGCAGAAGTATTGCTCGCTGACGGGCCATATCTGGAACGGCTTCTGGCTTCTCGCAAGCGGCAAGACCTGGCCGAAGCTGCCCAAGGACGTGCAGGATGTCGTGGCACGCAACATCAACGAAGCGGCGATGAAGCAGCGTGAAGAAGTGATCCGTCTCAATCAAAGTCTCGAACCGACGTTGACCGCGAAGGGCGTCACCTTCAACAAGGTGGATCAGCAGGCGTTCCGTTCCGACTTGCAGCAAAAGGGCTTCTATGCCGAGTGGAAAAAGAAGTACGGCGACGCGGCGTGGGCACTTCTGGAGAAGTATTCCGGGCAGCTTTCCTGA
- a CDS encoding CaiB/BaiF CoA transferase family protein, protein MGPLSGMKVVELAHIMSGPVCGMMLADMGADVVKVEKVPDGDDSRRFSPILPSGESASFMIVNRNKRGIGINLKSASGREVLKRLLSDADVVTENYRAGTMEKFGLGYDVLKELNPGLIYCAISGFGRTGPFGEKGGFDLIAQGMSGMMSMTGEEGREPVKAGSPVADINSGILAALGIAAAYAQKLQTGRGQMVDTSLFEAGLQQMFWPAASYLADGTILPKMGSANSTSAPYQVFKTNDGWINIGAANQSNYERLLEVLDAPQLASDPRFTTNALRLEHREALVAILNELLVRRSTDEWMAQFDRIGLPAGPVLDIAAALAHPQTIAREMVVETDHPLAGKVRGLGLPIHFSEAKRSGSRPAPLLGQHTREVLMESGYSIDEVDRLVEEKAVVALEQ, encoded by the coding sequence ATGGGTCCGCTGAGTGGAATGAAAGTAGTTGAACTGGCGCACATCATGTCCGGCCCGGTGTGCGGCATGATGCTCGCCGACATGGGCGCCGATGTCGTCAAGGTCGAGAAGGTGCCCGACGGCGACGATTCGCGTCGCTTCTCGCCGATTCTGCCGAGCGGCGAGTCGGCGTCGTTCATGATCGTCAATCGCAACAAGCGGGGCATCGGCATCAATCTAAAAAGCGCAAGCGGCCGCGAAGTACTGAAGCGCTTGTTATCCGATGCGGATGTCGTGACGGAAAACTATCGCGCCGGGACGATGGAAAAATTCGGCCTCGGCTATGACGTTCTCAAAGAACTGAATCCGGGACTGATCTATTGCGCGATCTCCGGCTTCGGCCGCACCGGCCCGTTCGGCGAGAAAGGCGGCTTCGACCTCATTGCGCAAGGCATGAGCGGCATGATGAGCATGACGGGCGAAGAAGGACGCGAGCCGGTCAAGGCGGGTTCCCCCGTTGCCGATATCAACTCGGGCATTCTGGCGGCGCTCGGCATCGCAGCCGCTTATGCGCAAAAGCTGCAAACGGGGCGAGGACAGATGGTCGATACGTCGCTGTTCGAAGCAGGCCTTCAGCAGATGTTCTGGCCCGCGGCAAGCTATCTTGCGGACGGCACCATTCTGCCGAAGATGGGCTCCGCCAATTCGACAAGCGCGCCGTATCAAGTGTTCAAGACGAACGACGGATGGATCAACATCGGCGCGGCCAATCAAAGCAATTACGAACGGCTGCTTGAAGTACTCGATGCACCTCAACTCGCAAGCGACCCGCGCTTCACGACGAACGCACTGAGGCTCGAGCATCGCGAGGCGCTCGTCGCGATCCTCAATGAATTGCTCGTGCGACGCAGCACCGACGAATGGATGGCGCAGTTCGATCGCATCGGCTTGCCGGCCGGTCCCGTGCTCGATATCGCGGCGGCGCTCGCGCATCCGCAGACCATCGCGCGCGAGATGGTCGTCGAAACCGATCATCCCTTGGCCGGCAAAGTCAGAGGTCTGGGATTGCCGATTCACTTCTCCGAGGCGAAGCGATCCGGCAGCCGTCCCGCACCGTTGCTCGGCCAGCATACGAGAGAGGTGCTGATGGAATCGGGCTATTCGATTGACGAAGTGGATCGTCTGGTCGAAGAAAAGGCAGTCGTGGCGCTGGAGCAGTGA
- a CDS encoding enoyl-CoA hydratase/isomerase family protein — translation MGDKLSIKRDGDIVIISLDNPEKMNALTLSMWRELGAAMQTLSADDDIRCVVLRGAGTKAFAAGADIGEFAAQRSNREQARSYAEVTTAAMQAIEQCRHPVIAMIHGVCVGGGLEIASLCDIRICGESSRFGAPVGQLGLTMSYAELGALIRLAGRAVAMEIVLEGRIFNAQEAYAKGLVSRVVADDAVEEESIATARRIARGAPLVARWHKQAANRLTQSPELTAAEIESALDCFDTEDFRIGAEAFNAKQKPVFKGK, via the coding sequence ATGGGAGACAAGCTCAGCATCAAGCGGGATGGCGACATCGTGATCATCTCGCTCGATAACCCCGAGAAGATGAATGCGCTCACGCTTTCGATGTGGCGTGAACTCGGCGCAGCCATGCAGACATTATCAGCCGACGACGACATTCGCTGCGTCGTTCTGCGCGGCGCAGGAACGAAGGCCTTTGCCGCAGGCGCGGACATCGGCGAATTCGCCGCGCAACGCTCGAATCGCGAACAGGCGCGCAGCTATGCGGAAGTCACGACCGCCGCCATGCAGGCGATCGAGCAATGCCGTCATCCCGTCATTGCGATGATTCATGGCGTATGTGTCGGTGGCGGCCTCGAGATTGCATCGCTTTGCGATATCCGCATTTGCGGCGAATCCAGCCGCTTCGGCGCGCCCGTCGGACAACTCGGACTCACGATGTCATATGCCGAACTCGGCGCGCTCATTCGTCTCGCGGGCCGTGCGGTTGCGATGGAGATCGTGCTCGAAGGCCGCATCTTCAACGCGCAGGAAGCGTATGCGAAAGGGCTGGTGTCGCGTGTCGTCGCGGACGATGCCGTCGAGGAAGAGTCCATCGCCACGGCGCGGCGCATTGCACGCGGCGCACCGCTCGTCGCACGCTGGCATAAGCAGGCGGCGAACAGGCTGACGCAATCGCCTGAGCTGACGGCGGCTGAAATCGAATCGGCGCTCGACTGCTTCGACACGGAAGATTTCCGCATCGGCGCCGAAGCATTCAATGCAAAACAGAAGCCAGTCTTCAAGGGAAAGTGA
- a CDS encoding iron-containing alcohol dehydrogenase, translating to MALINYITQIQFEFGALRLLKSECERVGISRPLIVTDRGIKAVGIVDKVLSALGASHDVPVYDATPPNPNEAAVREAVDVYIEQQCDGIIAVGGGSSIDLAKGVAVCATHEGPLQSFAVIEGGATRITSKTAPVIAIPTTAGTGSEVGRGAILILDDGRKVGVISPFVVPKAAICDPELTLKLPPVMTAATGMDAIAHCIETFMAPAFNPAADGIALDGLWRAWRHIERATAHPDDKVARMNMMSASMQGALAFQKGLGCVHSLSHSLGGINPRLHHGTLNAIFLPAVIAFNQEAPSVQEETKLVRLAQAMGLENPAKVGPSIREMTDRLGLPTTLAGVGVTRDMFPDIIKGALKDHSHKTNPRVASESDYQAMLEASF from the coding sequence ATGGCCCTTATCAATTACATCACGCAGATACAGTTCGAGTTCGGCGCCTTGCGGCTCTTGAAGAGCGAATGCGAACGGGTTGGAATCAGTCGCCCGCTTATCGTTACCGACCGCGGCATCAAGGCCGTGGGCATCGTCGATAAGGTTTTGTCGGCGTTGGGCGCGAGCCATGACGTGCCGGTCTACGACGCAACGCCGCCGAATCCCAACGAAGCCGCAGTGCGGGAAGCGGTGGACGTTTATATCGAGCAGCAATGCGATGGAATCATCGCGGTGGGCGGAGGATCGTCGATCGATCTCGCCAAAGGCGTGGCGGTGTGTGCGACGCATGAAGGGCCGTTGCAAAGCTTCGCCGTGATCGAAGGCGGGGCGACGCGCATCACGTCGAAGACAGCACCCGTGATCGCGATTCCGACGACGGCCGGCACCGGCAGCGAAGTCGGTCGCGGCGCAATCCTGATTCTCGACGACGGCAGAAAGGTCGGCGTGATCTCGCCGTTCGTGGTGCCGAAAGCCGCGATCTGCGATCCCGAACTCACATTGAAGCTGCCGCCCGTGATGACCGCAGCAACGGGCATGGACGCGATTGCGCATTGCATCGAAACCTTCATGGCGCCCGCGTTCAATCCGGCTGCGGACGGCATCGCGCTCGATGGTCTCTGGCGCGCGTGGCGTCATATCGAGCGCGCCACCGCCCATCCCGACGACAAGGTCGCGCGCATGAACATGATGAGCGCATCGATGCAAGGCGCACTCGCGTTTCAGAAAGGCCTGGGTTGCGTGCACAGCCTCAGTCATTCGCTGGGCGGCATCAATCCGCGTTTGCATCATGGAACGCTCAACGCAATCTTTCTGCCGGCCGTGATCGCGTTCAATCAGGAGGCGCCGAGCGTGCAGGAGGAAACCAAGCTCGTGCGGCTCGCGCAAGCAATGGGGCTCGAGAATCCGGCGAAGGTCGGACCGTCGATCAGGGAGATGACGGATCGCCTTGGTCTTCCCACGACGCTTGCGGGCGTCGGCGTCACGCGCGACATGTTCCCCGACATCATCAAGGGTGCGCTCAAGGACCATAGCCACAAGACCAATCCGCGCGTTGCTTCCGAGAGCGACTATCAGGCCATGCTCGAAGCGTCGTTCTGA